The Halobacillus amylolyticus nucleotide sequence GGAATTTTATAATAAGGATACAATCTTCTAAAGTTAGGCTGAAGTAAGGGAGCTTAGCTCAATGATGGAGAGAAATTCCCTCTACTTTGAGTGCAAATCATTCATTTTTAAATAGATAGGGAAGATCCTATTTCCTGAACAAAAAGCGTCTTTTTTCTTCTTAGCAATAAACATGGTAGAATAAAGCAAAGACGTTTATACCTTGAGGAGTTGAGCGAATGGCGGAAAAAGTCGTATTAATAGATGGAAATAGTATAGCCTATCGGGCATTTTTTGCACTGCCACTACTAAACAGTGATAAAGGCGTGTATACGAATGCAGTATATGGCTTTACGACAATGCTTTTAAAAATATTAGAAGAGGACAAGCCTGATCGTATATTAGTTGCGTTTGATGCTGGGAAAACCACTTTTCGTCATGAAACGTACTCTGAATATAAAGGAGGAAGGCAGAAAACACCTTCCGAATTATCCGAGCAGTTTCCAGTTATTAAAGAGTTATTAGATGCCTTTATGATCCCCTATTACCAGCTTGATCAGTATGAAGCGGATGACATCATTGGAACATTAGCCACTGTAGCAGGAGAGCAGAAATTAGACGTAAAGGTTATTTCAGGAGATAAGGATTTACTGCAGCTTGTCTCCGAAAATATAAAAGTCAGCTTGACTAAGAAAGGGATCACAAATGTTGATACATATGATCCTTCATTTATGCAGGAAAAAATGGGTGTTCGTCCCGATCAAATCATTGACCTGAAAGCATTAATGGGAGATAGTTCAGACAATATTCCAGGGGTGCCTGGCGTTGGAGAGAAGACAGCTGTGAAATTATTAACACAGTTTGATAAACTAGAAAACGTTTATGGAAGTCTAGAAGAAGTAAGCGGTAAAAAACTTAAAGAAAAGCTTGAAACGAATAAAGAGGAAGCATTTATGAGTAAGCAGCTCGTAACAATCGATCGGAAAGCACCCATCAAGATTGGCTTAGAAGATATCCGGTATGATGGATATGAAAGTAACAAAGTGAGTGCATTGTTTCGTGACCTTGGCTTTCAATCACTCATGGACCGGGTAGCCGCACCTGGGGAGACGCAAGAACAGGTGATCCAAGGTGAAGATTGGCCGGAAATTGAAGTTTCTGTTATCACGGATGTCACCGATAATATGTTGACAGGCCAAGAAGCCTTAATTGTTGAAATGCTATATGATAATTACCATCAAGCTCCTGTGGAAGGAATTACCATCGTTAACGCCGATGATTATTATTTCATAACAATGGAAAACGCAGCACAGTCGAATGGTTTCAAGCAGTGGATGGAGGATGAGAAAAAAGAGAAATGGGTGTTTGACGCGAAGCAAACAGTCGTCGCCTTAAAACGCCACGGGATCGATGCGAGAGGGATCAGCTTTGACTTGCTGCTCGCTTCATATTTACTCAATCCTTCAGAGAATAACCATGATATTCCATCGATTAGCCATCGAATGGACGAGAAGGCTGTTCAGTATGATGAGGAAGTTTACGGAAAAGGCGCTAAATTAAAGTTGCCTGAATCAGAAGATATTTTTTATGAACATGTGGCTCGCAAAGCCTCCATGCTATATAAAATAAAAGAT carries:
- the polA gene encoding DNA polymerase I, translated to MAEKVVLIDGNSIAYRAFFALPLLNSDKGVYTNAVYGFTTMLLKILEEDKPDRILVAFDAGKTTFRHETYSEYKGGRQKTPSELSEQFPVIKELLDAFMIPYYQLDQYEADDIIGTLATVAGEQKLDVKVISGDKDLLQLVSENIKVSLTKKGITNVDTYDPSFMQEKMGVRPDQIIDLKALMGDSSDNIPGVPGVGEKTAVKLLTQFDKLENVYGSLEEVSGKKLKEKLETNKEEAFMSKQLVTIDRKAPIKIGLEDIRYDGYESNKVSALFRDLGFQSLMDRVAAPGETQEQVIQGEDWPEIEVSVITDVTDNMLTGQEALIVEMLYDNYHQAPVEGITIVNADDYYFITMENAAQSNGFKQWMEDEKKEKWVFDAKQTVVALKRHGIDARGISFDLLLASYLLNPSENNHDIPSISHRMDEKAVQYDEEVYGKGAKLKLPESEDIFYEHVARKASMLYKIKDRMEAELKRNEQMDLYKNLEMPLALILGEMEHQGVRVDVERLKQMGSELEERLQTIREEIYELAGERFNLNSPKQLGPVLFEKLELPVIKKTKTGYSTSADILEQLEGQHEIIPKILLYRQLSKLQSTYIEGLLKVVYESSSMIHTRFNQALAQTGRLSSIDPNLQNIPIRLEEGRKIRQAFVPSEQGWVMFSSDYSQIELRVLAHIAQDEKLVKAYKEGKDIHTQTASEVFDVPENEVTSQMRRHAKAVNFGIVYGISDYGLSQSLGITRKEAKLFIDKYLNSYPGVKEYMDESIREAKRLGYVTTLMQRRRYLPDITSRNFNKRSFAERTAMNTPIQGSAADIIKKAMIDLNHRLHEDGFKARMLLQVHDELILEAPEEEIEKLKDVVAEVMENTVKLEVPLEVDYSYGPTWYDAK